AGACGCCATGGTCCGTTCTCGTACTCAAGCCCAGCCCGTTCCCTTCCACTACAGCCATCCGCCGGCAGCACCAGCCTTCGCGGTGACCGTCATCAACGCCAGCACCCGATACACCCACATCGTGGTCGAGGGCGACATCGACGCCGTCTCGCTGCCCGCACTCGACCGTGAACTCGCCGCGCATCCCGGTGATGACACGCACGCCATGGTCGTGGACCTGTCCCAGGTGCCGTTCTGTTCAGTGGGCGGTGTCCTCGCCCTCACAGGCCTGCTCAACCGCACCACCGAGGCCGCAGTCACCCTCGAACTGGTCGTGGACACCGATACCGCCCGCCGGGCCCTGGAATGCCTTCCCGTAACCGGACCCACGCGCCGGTGACCGGGACGCGCGTACCTGAGCATGACGGCAAGACCGCACACCGGCGCGCGGGAACAGCTGAACGAATTCCCTCCACAGGACGCCCAGCAACGCCCCCCTCCTCGGCGGATGACCCCGGATCTCCGTCCGATCCTCCACGGTCGGCCCGCGGGGTAACCCAACGACCCGACTGGACGACATCGAGCCGGGTGCGCCCCTGAGGACCGGTGTCATCGAGAACGAGGAGGTCAGCCGGGCTGTTTCGTTCTGCGGCTTGCTTCGCCGCTGAGCGGGAAGCTCGGGCCGTTCGCATGACGTGCTGCGGTGCCGCCGCTCGGAACCGAGACTGGCATACACGGGAAGCTTCCCAGGCGACCCGGTCCTCGTCGCCCTTCCCCTGGAGAGGCGGACTCCGGCGGCCCTCCCCCACCGTCCGGAGTCCGCCCCCGTGGGCTCGTCAGGGGACCTCGCGCAGCAGCGACCGGTACGGCGTCTCACCGTAGACTTCGCGATGGTGCTGCGCGAAGCGCCCCTGATGGAAGAAACCCCAGCGGGCGGCGATCTGGGTGACCGTGGCACCCGCGGTGGGATCGGCGGCAAGGAGCTCCTGGTGGGCATGCCGCAACCGCACCAGGCGCAGGTAGCCCGTCGGCGTGGTGTTGTGCCAGCGGCGAAAAGCGTACTGCAGCGCGCGGATGGTGACGTTGGCGGCGGCGGCGATGTCGGCGACACTGATGTCCTGGTCCGCGTGATCGTCGATGAACGCGACGGCCCGGCGCAGAGTTCCGGAGTGGCTGTCGCGGCCATCACCAGCGGTGGGCTCGGTGAGTGCGGTGCTGGGGAACGTGCTCAGGATCGTCGCGCCAAGCAGCCGAGCGGCCGCGCTGGCCACCAGGGGCTCGCTCATCACCTGCGGCCGGTCGCACAGGGCGCCGCGCAGATAGTCGATCGTCGCGAGCAGGTGGCCCGCCGCGGCCGAGCTACCGGGACGGAGGTCACGGAACCGGATCTGGGTGCCCCGCCTGGGTTCGACGAGGTCACCCAGCAGCGCGAAGGGGACGGCGGCCACCTGCACGGCGCCATCGCGCCATCCCGTCCGGTAGGCCGTACCGCCCTGGTCCTGCGAGACCAGAAACACCTCACCGGGACCAAACCGGTGTTCGGTGCCTTCCGGCCGGAAGTCCATCGTCGTGCCGAACGGGCGGGCTACCATCAACACCGCCATGGCCTCGACGGTGAACCAGACCTCACGGTTCTGCTCCACGGTGTCCAGGAACAGCACGTCGGCCTCCATCCGGGTATGCCGGAAGAAGTAGCCCTCACTGCTGCCGGCAGGATGCACGCCGGTGCCATAGGCATCGGTCATGTACTGACCCGCACGGTCGTAGTCGGTGGTCTGGAACTGCACATGCCGGTGCGACGCAGACGAGGCGACCATCTCAGGACTCCCTGGCGACTTCGAACGGATGGGCGTCCATCAAGCCTGCTCGCTCCGCCACGGAAGCGGCGAGGCCGAAATGCAACGGTCACACAGTCGGACCAGAAACCAGGACAGTCCGGCCTGCCTGCCAGAACCACTCCCCAGTCCACGTCCGGATACGCACGCGCCTACGTGGAAACACCGATGCCGGCGACGTCCGGGTCGGCCAGACTGACCGCACGGGTTCCGCGCTCGACGGGTAAGGAGCCGATCCAGATGCCACCGACGAACAACCTCTCCCGCCGCGGCCTGCTGGCCGGTGGGCTCGCTCTCGGTGCGGGGGCGCTGCTGCCGCCGGCCGCCCGTGCCTCCGACCGTGGCTGGCCGCGCGGGCCGATCACCGGCTCCGCCGCCCGCGCCGTCGACCCGGCGCGGTTCCTGCCCCGGTGGCAGATCCACGAATGGCAGGAGACCGCGGACGACATCGGCCTGCGCGCCACCGGCGGCACCTCGCACCACGGCTATGTCGACGGCCTCGCCGCGCGGATGGAGCGCGTCGGCATCCAGGCGGTCACGGCCGAGGGCGTGCCGCTGCGCCGCTGGCAGCCTTCGGGGTGGAGTCTCGACGTCATCGGCGGCCGGGGAGCCGGACCGGTCGAGGTTTCCGGATACCTGCCGTACTCGGGCGCCACCGGGCCGGAGGGCGTCACCGCCCGGCTGTGTGCCGTTCCGATGCCGGGCACGATCGGGATCGTGCCCGCGCCATCCTCCGCGTTGCCGTACCTCCTGCTGGACGTGATCGACTGGGACGCCCCGCTGCAGCCGTGTCATGCGCCCGGCTACCGCCCACTCGACCTCTACTCCCGCCCGTGGCTGTCCACCGAGTCACTGATCAACACGATGTCGGCCTTCGAGGCGGTGGGGGCGCTCGGCCTGATCGTGGTCCTCGACGAACCCGCCGAGGCGGCCCGCGGCCGGTACGCCCCCTACGACGGGGTGCTCCGCGATCTTC
The sequence above is drawn from the Amycolatopsis aidingensis genome and encodes:
- a CDS encoding STAS domain-containing protein; the protein is MVRSRTQAQPVPFHYSHPPAAPAFAVTVINASTRYTHIVVEGDIDAVSLPALDRELAAHPGDDTHAMVVDLSQVPFCSVGGVLALTGLLNRTTEAAVTLELVVDTDTARRALECLPVTGPTRR
- a CDS encoding helix-turn-helix domain-containing protein, which translates into the protein MVASSASHRHVQFQTTDYDRAGQYMTDAYGTGVHPAGSSEGYFFRHTRMEADVLFLDTVEQNREVWFTVEAMAVLMVARPFGTTMDFRPEGTEHRFGPGEVFLVSQDQGGTAYRTGWRDGAVQVAAVPFALLGDLVEPRRGTQIRFRDLRPGSSAAAGHLLATIDYLRGALCDRPQVMSEPLVASAAARLLGATILSTFPSTALTEPTAGDGRDSHSGTLRRAVAFIDDHADQDISVADIAAAANVTIRALQYAFRRWHNTTPTGYLRLVRLRHAHQELLAADPTAGATVTQIAARWGFFHQGRFAQHHREVYGETPYRSLLREVP